A region from the Aegilops tauschii subsp. strangulata cultivar AL8/78 chromosome 5, Aet v6.0, whole genome shotgun sequence genome encodes:
- the LOC109787645 gene encoding ABC transporter G family member 41 isoform X3, giving the protein MLGFNRNQERIHILKDVTGILKPSRMTLLLGPPGCGKTTLLLALAGKLNKSLKVTGEIDYNGVKLQDFVPEKTSAYIGQYDLHVPEMTVRETLDFSARFQGVGSRAEIMKEVIRREKEAGIIPDPNIDTYMKAISVDGLERSMQTDYIMKIMGLDICADVLVGDAMRRGISGGEKKRLTTGEMIVGPSKALFMDEISTGLDSSTTFQIVSCLQQLAHISESTILVSLLQPAPETYQLFDDIILMAEGQIVYHGPKSCIMSFFESCGFKCPGRKGDADFLQEVLSKKDQRQYWSRTEEGYNFVTVDQFCDKFKASQSGQNLAGELSKPYDESKGHKNALSFSIYSLSKWDLVKACFARELLLMKRNAFIYITKAIQLGLIAAITGTVFLRTHMGVDRIHANYYMSSLFYALLLLMVNGFPELAMAINRLPVFYKQRDYYFYPAWAYAIPSFILKIPVSLVESVAWTSISYYLIGYTPEASRFFSQLLILFLIHTVTLSKFRCVASYCQTMVVASICGTLTFLVMLLFGGFIIPRALLPNWLKWGFWLSPLSYGEIGLTGNEFLAPRWLEITLSGATLGKRILMDQALDFSSYFYWISVGALIGFTLLFNVGFAIGLTIKNIPGSSRAIISRNKLATFGERNQDKDTENGMPKLQAETALTPNRTGRMVLPFTPLTISFQDVNYYVDTPAEMRKHGYMERKLQLLHNITGAFQPGVLSALMGVTGAGKTTLLDVLAGRKTGGVIEGDIRIGGYPKIQQTFARISGYCEQTDVHSPQITVGESVAYSAWLRLPPEIDSKARNEFVNEVLETIELDEIRDSLVGIPGVNGLSTEQRKRLTIAVELVSNPSIIFMDEPTSGLDARAAAIVMRAVKNVADTGRTVVCTIHQPSIDIFEAFDELMLMKRGGELIYAGPVGHHSCEVIQYFQAIPGVPRIKDNYNPSTWMLEVTSTSMEVQLGADFAQLYRESSMCKDKDMVVKRLSVPVPGTTDLHFATRFPQKFREQFKACLWKQCLSYWRTPSYNLVRFVFITLSCIFFGALFWQQGNINHINDQQSLFTILGCMYGITLFAGINNCQSVMPFISMERSVVYRERFAGMYSPWAYSFAQVAMEIPYVLMQVVLFMLIAYPMIGYAWTAAKFFWFMYTMFCTLLCFVYMGMVVVSFTPNIQFASVLSSMFYTLQNLMSGFIVPAPQIPRWWIWFYYVSPMSWALRVLFTTQFGDYDDRMIDVFGETKSVPAFMKDYFGFRRDLLPLAAVILAAFPILLAVLFGYNISKLNFQRR; this is encoded by the exons ATGCTCGGCTTCAACCGTAACCAAGAAAGGATCCACATCCTCAAAGATGTCACCGGCATCCTCAAACCTTCCAG GATGACCCTTCTCCTTGGACCCCCAGGCTGTGGCAAAACCACCCTTTTGCTAGCACTTGCTGGAAAGCTCAACAAAAGTCTCAAG GTAACAGGAGAAATTGACTACAATGGTGTCAAGCTGCAAGATTTTGTTCCAGAGAAGACATCAGCGTACATTGGTCAGTACGATCTTCATGTCCCTGAGATGACTGTCAGGGAGACACTCGACTTCTCTGCAAGATTCCAGGGTGTTGGCAGCAGAGCAG AAATCATGAAGGAAGTCATTAGAAGGGAGAAGGAGGCTGGGATCATCCCTGACCCCAACATAGATACATACATGAAG GCAATATCTGTGGATGGTTTAGAAAGAAGCATGCAAACAGACTACATTATGAAG ATAATGGGACTTGACATATGCGCTGATGTACTAGTAGGAGATGCCATGAGAAGAGGTATTTCAGGCGGTGAGAAGAAAAGACTAACGACAG GAGAGATGATAGTAGGACCATCAAAAGCGCTCTTCATGGATGAAATATCAACTGGGCTGGACAGTTCTACCACCTTCCAAATTGTTTCTTGTCTCCAACAGCTCGCTCATATATCAGAGTCTACCATACTGGTCTCACTCCTTCAACCAGCACCAGAGACTTACCAACTTTTTGATGATATTATCTTGATGGCTGAAGGACAAATCGTATACCATGGTCCTAAGAGCTGCATTATGAGTTTCTTTGAATCTTGTGGCTTTAAGTGCCCTGGAAGAAAAGGGGATGCTGACTTCCTTCAAGAG GTCCTATCAAAAAAAGATCAACGGCAATACTGGAGCCGCACCGAAGAAGGATATAATTTTGTTACAGTTGACCAATTCTGTGATAAGTTCAAAGCATCTCAGAGTGGTCAGAATCTTGCTGGGGAGCTTTCAAAGCCGTATGACGAATCAAAAGGACATAAGAATGCACTGTCCTTCAGTATCTACTCGTTATCCAAGTGGGATCTCGTCAAGGCATGTTTTGCACGGGAGCTCCTTCTTATGAAAAGGAATGCCTTCATCTACATAACAAAAGCCATTCAG CTTGGACTAATTGCTGCTATTACTGGGACAGTATTTCTGCGCACCCATATGGGTGTTGACAGAATTCATGCTAACTATTATATGAGTTCACTCTTCTATGCGCTTCTGCTGCTGATGGTGAATGGTTTCCCTGAGCTGGCCATGGCAATTAACAGACTGCCAGTCTTCTACAAACAGAGAGACTACTACTTCTATCCTGCATGGGCTTATGCAATACCATCTTTTATCCTAAAGATTCCAGTCTCTTTAGTTGAGTCAGTAGCTTGGACATCAATATCCTACTACCTGATTGGCTATACCCCAGAAGCATCTAG GTTTTTTTCTCAGCTCCTCATCCTCTTCCTCATCCACACAGTAACATTATCAAAGTTCCGGTGTGTTGCCTCATACTGTCAAACGATGGTGGTTGCTTCAATCTGTGGCACATTGACATTTCTAGTCATGCTTCTATTTGGAGGTTTCATAATTCCTCGTG CACTTTTGCCTAATTGGCTAAAATGGGGGTTTTGGCTATCTCCATTGTCTTACGGTGAGATAGGCTTAACTGGAAATGAGTTTTTGGCACCAAGATGGTTAGAG ATCACGTTATCTGGTGCAACACTTGGAAAGAGGATACTAATGGATCAAGCGCTAGACTTCTCCAGCTACTTCTACTGGATCTCAGTTGGAGCATTGATTGGGTTTACTTTGTTGTTCAATGTAGGCTTTGCCATCGGCTTGACCATTAAAAATA TTCCAGGATCTTCTCGTGCTATTATCTCTCGCAATAAGCTTGCCACATTTGGTGAAAGAAACCAAGATAAGGATACGGAAAATGGGATGCCTAAGTTACAAGCAGAAACCGCTTTGACACCTAATAGGACTG GGAGGATGGTATTGCCATTCACACCCCTTACAATATCATTCCAAGACGTCAACTACTATGTAGACACCCCCGCG GAAATGAGGAAGCATGGTTATATGGAAAGAAAACTACAACTACTGCACAATATCACAGGAGCATTTCAGCCAGGGGTTCTCTCAGCCCTTATGGGGGTTACTGGAGCGGGAAAAACaacactccttgatgttcttgctGGAAGGAAAACGGGTGGTGTTATTGAAGGGGATATAAGAATAGGAGGTTATCCTAAGATCCAGCAAACTTTTGCTAGGATATCAGGCTACTGTGAACAGACTGACGTTCATTCCCCACAAATCACAGTGGGTGAATCAGTTGCATATTCAGCCTGGTTGCGCCTTCCACCAGAAATTGATTCAAAAGCAAGAAAT GAATTTGTAAATGAAGTTCTTGAAACAATTGAGTTAGATGAAATTAGAGATTCTTTGGTTGGAATACCAGGGGTAAATGGACTATCGACAGAGCAACGGAAACGGCTCACTATTGCAGTCGAGCTTGTGTCTAACCCTTCAATCATATTCATGGATGAGCCAACATCAGGCTTGGATGCAAGGGCAGCTGCTATTGTCATGCGTGCAGTCAAGAACGTTGCAGATACAGGTCGAACAGTTGTGTGCACCATTCACCAACCAAGTATCGATATATTTGAGGCATTTGATGAG TTGATGCTGATGAAAAGGGGTGGCGAGTTGATCTATGCTGGGCCAGTTGGACACCATTCATGTGAGGTCATCCAATATTTCCAG GCAATACCTGGGGTTCCCAGGATCAAGGACAACTACAACCCATCAACATGGATGCTAGAAGTTACTTCCACATCTATGGAAGTTCAATTGGGAGCAGATTTTGCACAATTGTACAGGGAATCATCAATGTGCAA GGACAAGGACATGGTGGTAAAGCGGTTAAGCGTACCAGTTCCAGGTACGACCGACCTCCATTTTGCGACACGGTTTCCACAGAAGTTTCGGGAGCAATTCAAAGCTTGCCTCTGGAAGCAGTGTTTGTCGTATTGGAGAACCCCTTCCTACAACCTGGTGCGATTTGTGTTCATAACATTATCCTGCATTTTCTTTGGTGCACTGTTCTGGCAGCAAGGCAACATCAACCACAT AAACGACCAGCAAAGTCTCTTCACCATATTGGGGTGCATGTATGGAATCACTCTGTTCGCTGGCATCAACAACTGTCAATCGGTGATGCCATTTATCTCCATGGAACGCTCTGTCGTTTACAGGGAGAGATTTGCAGGGATGTACTCTCCTTGGGCCTACTCTTTTGCACAG GTTGCCATGGAGATACCTTATGTGCTGATGCAGGTGGTGCTGTTCATGTTGATAGCATATCCGATGATAGGGTACGCGTGGACAGCAGCGAAGTTCTTTTGGTTTATGTACACCATGTTTTGCACACTGCTCTGCTTCGTCTACATGGGAATGGTGGTGGTGTCGTTCACCCCCAACATCCAATTTGCATCCGTACTTTCATCTATGTTCTACACCCTACAAAACCTCATGTCTGGCTTCATCGTGCCTGCGCCT CAAATACCGAGATGGTGGATATGGTTCTACTACGTCTCCCCGATGTCGTGGGCGCTAAGGGTCTTATTCACCACGCAGTTTGGGGATTACGACGACAGGATGATTGATGTATTTGGAGAGACCAAATCGGTCCCAGCATTCATGAAGGACTACTTTGGTTTTCGGCGTGATCTGCTGCCGCTGGCGGCTGTTATTCTGGCGGCATTCCCCATCCTTCTTGCCGTTCTCTTCGGTTACAACATCTCAAAGCTCAATTTCCAAAGGCGATAG